In Borrelia parkeri, one DNA window encodes the following:
- a CDS encoding virulence associated lipoprotein, producing MNEADTAFESLTNVLIRFKEELEKERVAFSPKELNVYFKGALNEVYYPSDMGEVYEALGYNVEVIRSLGQVFAKLHFKHLGDRDTRVVTNLLNGLMHIAHSIQILFEDVLNGSKLEMLKSRDAKDLNIITQYLVKFIEMVKDLVPQLKSVILSAASKNNEDDILKELNRVISNSDARLNRGMRSIHYLLFDIIELVDLL from the coding sequence ATGAATGAAGCAGATACAGCTTTTGAGAGCCTTACTAATGTACTGATAAGATTTAAAGAAGAACTTGAAAAAGAACGAGTTGCATTTTCTCCCAAAGAGTTGAATGTTTATTTCAAGGGAGCATTAAATGAGGTTTATTATCCATCAGATATGGGGGAAGTTTATGAGGCATTAGGGTATAATGTTGAGGTTATTCGTAGCTTAGGTCAAGTTTTTGCTAAGTTGCACTTCAAACATCTAGGTGATAGAGATACAAGGGTTGTTACTAATTTATTAAACGGGTTAATGCATATTGCGCATTCAATTCAGATTCTTTTTGAGGATGTTTTAAATGGATCAAAATTAGAAATGCTTAAGTCTAGAGATGCAAAGGACCTTAATATAATTACTCAGTATTTAGTTAAGTTTATAGAGATGGTAAAAGATTTAGTACCTCAACTTAAGTCTGTTATATTATCAGCTGCATCAAAAAACAATGAAGATGATATATTAAAAGAGTTAAATAGAGTTATCTCTAATTCGGATGCGAGGCTTAATAGGGGAATGCGTAGTATTCATTATCTTTTATTTGATATCATAGAGTTAGTTGATCTTTTATGA
- a CDS encoding CRASP family complement regulator-acquiring lipoprotein: protein MKKVCMVLCMIGVLGLIMGCLAGDKAIGGQNQKARVNIGVSASIHVDGSFEPLIDQIYEKLKSRVKGYRKEFRFCQFKFEQGQHQFSIPVFDRLVKFGTDEKRDMIYATLGYDVNLIKKLETMMSKITLKESYESGLASHVIFELVNRLYDITYYFKSVLVDHLNDVSLEQLSLIKSKEELTELYNTLERLSNLRTNVMSQIRTAIESAIKFEYNKTAMLTELKEIVDSKKSVSQLSLEIMQIGRKIQYFVDGKDEEIDERDLY, encoded by the coding sequence ATGAAAAAGGTATGTATGGTATTGTGTATGATTGGTGTCTTAGGATTAATTATGGGGTGTTTGGCGGGAGATAAGGCAATAGGTGGACAAAATCAAAAAGCTCGTGTTAATATCGGAGTATCAGCTTCAATTCATGTAGATGGCTCATTTGAGCCTTTAATCGATCAAATTTATGAAAAATTAAAAAGTAGAGTTAAAGGGTACAGAAAGGAATTTAGGTTTTGTCAGTTTAAATTTGAACAAGGACAGCATCAATTTAGCATTCCTGTTTTTGACAGATTGGTAAAATTTGGAACTGATGAGAAGCGGGATATGATCTATGCTACTTTGGGTTATGATGTTAATCTTATTAAAAAGTTAGAGACAATGATGAGTAAAATAACTTTAAAGGAATCATATGAAAGTGGCTTGGCATCACATGTTATTTTTGAATTAGTAAATCGTTTATATGATATTACATATTATTTCAAATCAGTTTTGGTTGATCATTTAAATGATGTTAGTTTAGAACAACTAAGTTTGATCAAATCTAAGGAAGAGCTTACTGAGCTTTATAATACTCTTGAGAGACTGTCTAATTTAAGGACCAATGTGATGTCTCAAATTAGGACAGCTATCGAGTCAGCAATAAAGTTTGAGTATAATAAAACAGCCATGTTAACTGAGCTTAAGGAGATTGTTGATTCTAAAAAATCGGTTTCTCAGTTAAGTTTAGAGATCATGCAAATAGGACGTAAAATTCAATATTTCGTTGACGGGAAAGATGAAGAGATAGATGAGAGAGATTTATATTAA
- the nrdF gene encoding class 1b ribonucleoside-diphosphate reductase subunit beta has product MNREAINWNRLNNGYTKMFWDQNIRQFWVDEEIPISDDKLVWNSLDIEERDVYEKVLGGLTLLDTEQGSVGMPRIALAIDNLDYKPVLGFMGAMEHMHAKSYSSIFSSLSNIERIDYIFDWVKTYKNFQDKLDLILGKYNSIHDRMSLYKALCTSVFLETFLFYSGFFYPLYLAGQGKMINSGEIINLILRDESVHGVFVGLLAQEEFNKMTSREQVFAYKEAMLILDRLYDLEKAYTKDLYSSIGLESAVDVFVRYNADKALMNLGFDPTFNIQDIDVNPLVLNGLRTDTKTHDFFSTKGNGYIKPMKIEPLQDDDFA; this is encoded by the coding sequence ATGAATAGAGAAGCTATAAATTGGAATAGATTAAATAATGGTTATACCAAGATGTTTTGGGACCAAAATATAAGACAATTTTGGGTAGATGAAGAGATCCCTATCTCTGATGATAAGTTGGTTTGGAATTCCTTAGATATCGAGGAGCGGGATGTTTATGAGAAGGTTTTAGGTGGACTTACATTATTAGATACAGAACAAGGTTCTGTTGGTATGCCTCGTATAGCTTTGGCCATAGATAATTTGGATTATAAACCGGTTCTTGGATTTATGGGTGCTATGGAGCATATGCATGCTAAGAGTTATAGTAGCATATTCTCAAGTCTATCAAACATAGAGCGAATAGATTATATATTTGATTGGGTAAAAACTTATAAGAATTTTCAAGATAAATTAGATCTGATCTTGGGGAAGTATAACAGCATACACGATAGAATGAGTTTATATAAGGCTTTGTGTACTTCTGTATTTCTTGAAACTTTTTTATTTTATTCTGGATTTTTTTATCCACTCTATCTTGCAGGTCAAGGTAAGATGATTAATAGTGGTGAAATTATTAATTTGATATTGCGTGATGAATCTGTTCATGGAGTATTCGTTGGCCTCTTGGCACAAGAAGAGTTTAATAAAATGACTTCTAGAGAACAAGTATTTGCTTACAAAGAGGCTATGTTGATCTTAGATAGGCTTTATGATCTAGAAAAGGCATATACTAAAGACTTATATTCATCTATTGGTCTTGAATCTGCTGTTGATGTTTTTGTTAGGTATAATGCTGACAAGGCCTTGATGAATTTAGGTTTCGATCCTACATTTAACATTCAAGATATTGATGTTAATCCTTTGGTTTTAAATGGTCTTAGAACTGATACTAAAACTCATGATTTTTTCTCTACTAAAGGTAATGGTTACATAAAGCCCATGAAAATTGAGCCATTGCAGGATGATGATTTCGCATGA
- the nrdE gene encoding class 1b ribonucleoside-diphosphate reductase subunit alpha translates to MKHLELNNEIMVLKDGFYRLEKDLEALSVFLSEVNSKSLKFENPNERMHYLIDNNFYENFYENYSEEQILEIYNLVSLENFQFKSYMSASKFYKDYALKMNDGNTYLESYEDRIIAVSLFLADGCFDFALKLALEMIKQRYQPATPTFLNAGKKVRGELVSCFLLEVGDSLNSITFNVSSAMQLSKIGGGVALNLSNIRARGEEIRGIPNIAKGIIPVMKLLEDGFNYADQMGQRKGAGAVYLNIFHYDIEDFLDTKKINADEKSRVQTLSLGVIIPDKFFDIAKQGKNYYAFAPYSLYKVTGRFMNEIDFDLEYDLFASDPRILKKEISARDMLIRIARLQFESGYPYIMYQTACNLNNPLKGLGKIKMSNLCTEIFQIQTPSVIGDYGEEDLLGYDISCILGSLNIVNVINSDFEYTVDIAMRALTSVVDKADIKNAPSIRKANNDYHAVGLGVMNLHGFLIKNKISYESAEALDFVRTFFMLLNFYSLKSSMNIARDRGCAFKDFNKSEYYNGNYFDMYLSEDFTPKTDVIKQIFSGLKIPLKSDWESLKRDVQMHGLYHSYRLAVAPTQSISYIQNATTSLMPIVEPVEARVYGNATTYYPMPYLSRENALLFKSAYYMDMKKLIDLISEAQRHVDQGISTLLYVTNETSTRELVKLYIYAKNKGLKSLYYTRNKNLSVDECILCAI, encoded by the coding sequence ATGAAACACTTAGAGTTAAATAATGAAATTATGGTTTTAAAGGATGGATTTTACAGATTAGAAAAAGATCTTGAGGCTTTGAGTGTTTTTTTAAGTGAAGTCAATTCTAAGTCTTTAAAATTTGAAAATCCAAATGAGAGAATGCATTATTTAATTGATAATAATTTTTATGAAAATTTTTATGAAAACTATTCTGAAGAGCAGATACTTGAAATATATAATCTTGTAAGTCTTGAGAATTTTCAGTTTAAGTCTTATATGAGTGCTTCGAAGTTTTATAAAGATTATGCACTTAAGATGAATGATGGGAATACTTATCTTGAATCTTATGAGGATAGAATAATTGCAGTTAGTCTCTTTTTAGCAGATGGATGTTTTGATTTTGCTTTAAAACTTGCTTTAGAGATGATCAAACAACGCTATCAGCCTGCAACACCTACATTTTTAAATGCTGGTAAGAAGGTACGAGGTGAGCTTGTATCATGTTTCTTGTTGGAAGTGGGAGACTCTCTTAATAGTATTACTTTTAATGTCTCTTCTGCCATGCAGCTTTCAAAAATTGGTGGAGGAGTGGCTTTAAATCTTTCAAATATTAGGGCTAGGGGTGAGGAGATACGGGGTATTCCTAATATTGCAAAAGGAATTATTCCCGTTATGAAGCTTTTGGAAGATGGATTTAATTATGCAGATCAGATGGGACAGCGAAAAGGTGCTGGTGCTGTATACTTAAATATCTTTCATTATGATATAGAAGATTTCTTGGATACTAAGAAGATTAATGCTGATGAGAAGAGCCGTGTTCAAACATTATCATTAGGAGTAATAATTCCAGATAAATTTTTTGATATTGCAAAACAAGGTAAAAATTATTATGCTTTCGCACCATATTCTCTTTATAAGGTAACTGGTCGTTTTATGAATGAGATCGATTTTGACTTAGAATACGACTTGTTTGCAAGTGATCCTCGTATTTTGAAAAAAGAGATTTCTGCTAGAGATATGTTGATTCGTATTGCTAGGCTGCAATTTGAATCTGGATATCCTTATATAATGTACCAAACAGCATGTAATTTAAATAATCCACTAAAAGGTCTTGGAAAAATTAAGATGTCTAATCTTTGTACAGAGATTTTTCAGATTCAAACACCATCAGTTATTGGTGATTATGGTGAGGAGGATTTGCTTGGATATGATATCAGTTGTATCTTAGGTTCACTCAATATTGTTAATGTAATTAATAGTGATTTTGAGTATACCGTTGATATTGCCATGAGGGCATTGACATCGGTTGTTGATAAGGCTGATATTAAAAATGCTCCAAGTATAAGGAAGGCAAATAATGATTATCATGCCGTTGGTCTTGGTGTTATGAATTTACATGGTTTTTTGATTAAAAATAAAATCTCTTATGAGAGTGCTGAGGCTTTGGATTTTGTTCGTACCTTTTTTATGTTATTAAATTTTTATTCCCTTAAGAGTAGTATGAATATTGCAAGAGATAGAGGCTGTGCTTTTAAAGATTTCAATAAGAGTGAATATTATAATGGAAATTATTTTGATATGTATTTGAGTGAAGATTTCACTCCTAAAACAGATGTTATAAAACAGATATTTAGTGGACTTAAGATTCCTCTAAAGAGTGATTGGGAGAGCCTTAAGCGTGATGTCCAAATGCATGGGCTTTATCATTCTTATAGGTTAGCCGTTGCACCAACTCAGAGTATATCTTATATTCAAAATGCAACAACATCTCTTATGCCTATTGTTGAACCTGTTGAAGCTAGGGTTTATGGTAATGCTACAACGTATTATCCAATGCCATATCTTAGTAGGGAAAATGCTTTGCTTTTTAAATCAGCATATTACATGGATATGAAAAAATTGATTGATCTTATAAGTGAGGCTCAGCGGCATGTTGATCAGGGAATTAGTACCTTGCTTTATGTTACAAATGAAACTAGTACCAGGGAACTTGTAAAACTTTACATTTATGCTAAAAATAAGGGACTTAAGAGCTTATATTATACGCGTAATAAAAATCTCTCAGTAGATGAATGTATTCTTTGTGCAATATAA
- the nrdI gene encoding class Ib ribonucleoside-diphosphate reductase assembly flavoprotein NrdI, whose amino-acid sequence MKGVKYILVVYASKTGNVSRFIAKTGLKDIFHVVTGDEIVSRPYVLLTYTFSFGKVPPEVEKFLKHNFKLMVGVAGSGNRNWGDSFCNAVNLIKNEYNVCEILRFELSGTSHDVENFVERIKNETLRVK is encoded by the coding sequence ATGAAAGGAGTTAAGTATATTTTAGTAGTTTATGCTTCAAAGACAGGGAATGTGTCGCGTTTTATTGCAAAAACGGGCCTTAAAGATATTTTTCATGTAGTTACAGGTGATGAGATCGTAAGTAGGCCTTATGTGTTACTTACATATACGTTTTCTTTTGGAAAAGTTCCACCTGAGGTAGAGAAATTTTTAAAGCATAATTTTAAGCTTATGGTTGGAGTTGCTGGTTCTGGAAACAGAAATTGGGGTGATTCATTTTGCAATGCTGTTAATTTAATAAAAAATGAATATAATGTTTGCGAAATATTAAGATTTGAACTTTCAGGAACATCACATGATGTTGAGAATTTTGTAGAAAGGATTAAAAATGAAACACTTAGAGTTAAATAA
- the thyX gene encoding FAD-dependent thymidylate synthase, whose amino-acid sequence MHDHVEAAEGILDKEYKVLDKGFLRLVDYMGSDERIVNSARVSYRDSKAKRDNAGLIDYLVRNEHTSPLEQVVFTFHVKAPIFVARQWMRHRTSRINEVSGRYSLMREEFYVPCREDFKKQSITNKQGRSDEPVDDDIALSSLGGLDESYKTSYKIYNDMIKNDVSRELARITLPLSLYTEWYWQIDLNNLFHFIKLRSSGHAQKEIREYANVLLDIVKLVVPLATASFKRHILGGVMLSSEEVCEIRKVLDLTKLNLHDKSLNRLKEKLNL is encoded by the coding sequence ATGCACGATCATGTAGAGGCTGCAGAAGGGATTTTAGATAAGGAATACAAAGTTTTAGATAAAGGTTTTTTAAGACTTGTTGACTATATGGGTAGTGATGAGCGAATAGTAAATTCTGCTAGAGTTTCTTATAGAGATTCTAAGGCAAAAAGGGATAATGCTGGTCTTATTGACTATTTGGTAAGAAATGAGCATACAAGTCCACTTGAGCAAGTGGTTTTTACTTTTCATGTTAAAGCGCCAATCTTTGTAGCAAGACAGTGGATGAGACATAGAACATCAAGAATTAATGAAGTCTCAGGCCGTTATAGTTTGATGAGAGAAGAGTTTTATGTTCCTTGCAGGGAAGATTTTAAGAAACAAAGTATTACTAATAAACAGGGACGTTCAGATGAGCCTGTTGATGATGATATTGCTTTATCCTCTTTAGGTGGTCTAGATGAGAGTTATAAGACTTCTTACAAGATTTATAATGATATGATCAAGAATGATGTATCCAGGGAGCTTGCAAGAATAACTCTGCCTTTAAGTTTGTATACTGAATGGTACTGGCAAATTGATCTTAATAATTTATTTCATTTTATTAAGCTTAGATCATCAGGACATGCACAAAAAGAGATAAGAGAGTATGCTAATGTCCTATTAGATATTGTTAAGTTAGTAGTGCCCTTAGCAACTGCTAGTTTTAAGAGACATATTTTGGGGGGCGTTATGCTCTCAAGTGAAGAGGTATGTGAGATTCGGAAAGTATTAGATTTAACCAAACTGAATTTACATGATAAGAGTTTAAATCGGTTAAAAGAAAAACTTAATTTATGA
- a CDS encoding S2/P23 family protein, whose amino-acid sequence MQRTAFLLPLFITSCFLSDSIINIKPKLEQAIMHNDKSKKHLKEDEKEDDEHEELTKEEASFEILEGTTEKCMCPICSWFLCGCPPKCQITWMKIKAKEIIGDNQKPLEALKGKLRYSYSVSPIKYNDNYSKYVMPLILFESMDENIEVTSFKLINHTNLDFNNKNVLGGFIQGIPKVEKSSEAGYKNVYPYGILNAITPTGGDELISAFTALYQNGKWNLMKGEIKVKDTKTNNETTHKILLSGKLFNEFLKSVVSKHQGTTTANTKFRVPINN is encoded by the coding sequence TTGCAAAGAACAGCTTTTTTACTACCGTTATTTATAACATCTTGCTTCTTAAGTGATAGTATTATAAATATTAAACCTAAGCTTGAGCAAGCAATCATGCATAATGACAAATCAAAAAAACATTTAAAAGAAGATGAAAAAGAAGATGATGAACATGAAGAATTAACAAAAGAAGAGGCCTCTTTTGAAATACTTGAAGGGACTACTGAAAAATGCATGTGTCCAATCTGCAGTTGGTTTTTGTGTGGATGCCCACCAAAATGCCAAATCACTTGGATGAAAATTAAAGCCAAAGAAATTATTGGGGATAATCAAAAACCACTGGAAGCTTTAAAAGGGAAACTTAGATACTCATATTCAGTATCACCTATCAAATATAATGATAATTACAGTAAGTACGTCATGCCTTTAATATTATTTGAAAGCATGGACGAGAATATTGAAGTAACCTCTTTTAAGTTAATAAATCACACTAACCTAGACTTTAACAACAAAAACGTTTTGGGTGGATTTATTCAAGGTATACCTAAGGTAGAAAAATCATCTGAAGCGGGATACAAAAACGTATATCCTTATGGAATATTAAATGCAATAACTCCAACTGGTGGGGATGAGTTAATATCTGCTTTTACTGCTCTTTACCAAAATGGTAAATGGAACCTTATGAAAGGAGAGATAAAAGTTAAAGACACAAAAACAAACAACGAGACAACCCACAAAATACTCTTAAGTGGTAAATTATTTAATGAATTTCTAAAATCAGTTGTATCTAAACATCAAGGGACCACAACTGCAAATACCAAATTTAGAGTTCCAATTAACAATTAG
- a CDS encoding BTA121 domain-containing protein surface lipoprotein — protein MKAFNILILLMVLFCCCEDEEYVNNLGIGYNFDDIASSDLDIGLAFDHPSLENLMTDFNLSGEEKIAVRFLRSALTDPTIAEGIPNVRTYSDDEFYEFLVVLSSSKIKEAVADIVVTLRVRDDILDAIYELAGGHPKRDGFEVQLATKQREYLKFLKISCGGDNGYRGAYLSLKMANCSNIFTSLKREIYDVLHEY, from the coding sequence ATGAAAGCATTCAACATTTTGATTTTATTGATGGTTCTATTTTGTTGTTGCGAGGATGAAGAATATGTCAATAATTTGGGGATAGGTTATAATTTTGATGATATTGCCAGCAGTGATCTTGACATTGGTCTTGCCTTTGACCATCCTTCATTAGAAAATTTAATGACAGATTTTAATCTTTCAGGAGAAGAAAAAATAGCAGTTAGATTTTTAAGAAGTGCATTAACAGATCCTACAATTGCAGAAGGTATTCCAAATGTACGTACTTACAGTGATGATGAATTTTATGAGTTTTTAGTTGTTCTTAGTTCTTCTAAGATTAAAGAGGCAGTTGCTGATATAGTTGTGACATTAAGAGTACGAGATGACATACTGGATGCTATATATGAGCTTGCAGGTGGACATCCTAAAAGGGATGGTTTTGAAGTCCAACTTGCTACTAAGCAGAGAGAATATTTAAAATTTTTGAAAATATCTTGTGGTGGTGATAATGGTTACAGGGGTGCATATCTGTCACTTAAAATGGCTAATTGTTCAAACATATTTACATCCTTAAAAAGAGAAATATATGATGTTTTGCATGAGTATTAG
- a CDS encoding DUF777 family protein, whose protein sequence is MSKTYEISRRIGSLSNDLALEAAKKYLRDNVFICRIGIIKEFDFNSQEGIVVIEEYEDLRIKSRNISNLKLELKEDDRVILLQSGINIFNEKDNNYFDKHYFYILNAVSLEYAGIDVQKLSISAKELDVVCEDASFNSKNVICDGDHTRISFKSLVIEANSIEFKGNVYINGKLFESHTHGVGSITYVNASGAPTLATGNTSGVV, encoded by the coding sequence ATGAGCAAAACTTATGAAATTTCTAGAAGGATAGGAAGTTTAAGTAATGATTTGGCACTTGAGGCTGCTAAGAAATATTTACGTGATAATGTATTTATTTGTCGAATTGGAATTATTAAGGAATTTGATTTTAATTCCCAAGAAGGAATTGTTGTAATTGAAGAATATGAGGACTTAAGGATTAAGAGTCGCAATATCTCAAATTTAAAACTTGAACTTAAGGAAGATGATAGGGTAATCTTGCTTCAAAGTGGCATAAATATCTTTAATGAGAAAGATAATAATTATTTCGATAAACATTATTTTTATATCTTAAATGCAGTAAGTCTTGAGTATGCAGGTATTGATGTACAGAAATTGAGCATCAGTGCAAAAGAATTGGATGTGGTATGTGAGGATGCTTCGTTTAATTCTAAAAATGTGATATGTGATGGTGATCATACCAGGATCTCTTTTAAATCTCTAGTTATTGAGGCTAATAGTATTGAGTTTAAAGGCAATGTATATATTAATGGTAAATTATTTGAAAGTCATACACATGGGGTTGGTAGCATAACTTATGTTAATGCCAGTGGAGCTCCCACTCTTGCAACGGGTAATACCTCGGGTGTTGTGTAA
- a CDS encoding DUF693 family protein, giving the protein MLLFQYDFKLEFYSAGGEIKNRKPKFVIETKHGAPIINIVISNEYFLVSALQCKKARLQLFNMPLNFNKSLRHGDIVKIYYKKFAHEDDLDYRFVMAGYLGAPIDFDFDNGDFICQYEVYLLSQDTFLNKKLDTKNYIGKSLEEAINLAFPGQAIINIGPHARNRIIGESFYAPTLKEFIEKLIENYVHLIFVDVGELDFKVDTKFVFINFDKLCDQRVYKKLEDYALVFIPQREVKFVGQSAINFWNTTLLFTDKIKVGDGVEFIDRYGKVVRAFVQETSANLSNVGDCTLKLKLYDESNIL; this is encoded by the coding sequence ATGTTATTATTTCAATATGATTTTAAACTAGAATTTTATAGTGCTGGGGGTGAGATTAAAAATCGGAAACCAAAGTTTGTTATAGAAACAAAACATGGGGCCCCTATTATTAATATTGTAATTAGTAATGAATATTTCCTTGTGAGTGCTCTGCAATGTAAAAAGGCACGATTGCAATTGTTTAATATGCCTTTAAATTTTAATAAGTCTTTAAGGCATGGAGATATTGTTAAAATATACTATAAAAAATTTGCGCATGAGGATGATTTGGATTATAGATTTGTTATGGCTGGATATCTGGGTGCGCCTATTGATTTTGATTTTGACAATGGTGATTTTATTTGTCAGTATGAAGTTTATCTTCTGTCCCAAGATACGTTTTTAAATAAAAAACTTGATACTAAAAATTACATAGGCAAATCTTTAGAAGAGGCAATAAATTTGGCATTTCCAGGTCAAGCCATTATTAACATAGGCCCTCATGCTCGCAATCGTATAATAGGTGAGAGTTTTTATGCTCCTACTTTGAAGGAATTTATAGAAAAACTTATTGAAAACTATGTGCATTTGATTTTTGTTGATGTTGGGGAGTTAGACTTTAAGGTTGATACTAAATTTGTTTTTATTAATTTTGATAAACTATGTGACCAAAGAGTTTATAAGAAGCTTGAAGATTATGCACTTGTATTTATTCCTCAAAGAGAAGTGAAATTTGTGGGCCAATCTGCCATTAATTTTTGGAATACTACACTGCTCTTTACAGATAAGATTAAGGTTGGAGATGGGGTTGAATTTATAGATAGGTATGGGAAAGTTGTTAGGGCTTTTGTGCAAGAGACTAGTGCTAATTTAAGCAATGTGGGTGATTGCACATTAAAATTGAAGCTTTATGATGAATCTAATATTTTATAG
- a CDS encoding DUF792 family protein: MVKDVKLLIWEVVNHILSRASSSNFIVLFPRPDFKGLVYVPQLFFIFPKSGAIEENLSSVSSQCPIINLNTRRSEFVSYNVTANPEIITISNAILSAVYDKVLVDSLKRTPFANSALEFDSNFIKMQFRERFKAGIFYSIYGASIGFHETAIINSLSIKGTAFVDELNVSLQIKIVKTFNFLTYKG; encoded by the coding sequence ATGGTAAAGGATGTAAAATTACTTATTTGGGAAGTTGTAAATCATATTTTAAGTCGTGCAAGTTCATCTAATTTTATAGTACTCTTTCCTCGACCTGATTTTAAGGGTCTTGTATATGTTCCGCAATTATTTTTTATATTTCCAAAATCAGGAGCTATTGAGGAAAATTTAAGTAGTGTTAGTAGCCAGTGCCCCATTATTAATCTGAATACCAGGCGTAGTGAATTTGTAAGTTATAATGTTACGGCAAACCCGGAGATAATTACTATTTCCAATGCGATTTTGTCTGCTGTTTATGATAAAGTTTTAGTTGATAGTCTCAAGAGAACGCCTTTTGCAAATAGTGCTTTAGAATTTGATTCTAATTTTATAAAGATGCAGTTTAGGGAAAGATTTAAAGCAGGTATTTTTTATAGCATTTATGGTGCATCAATAGGATTTCATGAAACTGCTATTATTAATTCTTTAAGCATTAAAGGTACTGCATTTGTAGATGAGCTTAATGTTAGTTTACAAATTAAAATAGTGAAAACTTTTAATTTTTTAACATATAAAGGTTAG
- a CDS encoding DUF1322 family protein — protein sequence MNRSAILSEYFSYLRYLRSEDCKYYFPVLMGVCTFAEVKRFKYAELLEINKIANFKLKKEMYENFLIANL from the coding sequence ATGAATCGTAGTGCAATTTTAAGTGAGTATTTTAGTTATTTAAGGTATTTAAGGAGTGAGGATTGCAAATATTATTTTCCCGTTTTAATGGGAGTTTGCACTTTTGCTGAGGTTAAGCGATTTAAATATGCTGAACTTTTAGAAATTAATAAGATTGCTAATTTTAAGCTTAAGAAGGAAATGTATGAAAACTTTTTAATTGCAAATTTATAG
- a CDS encoding DUF1473 family protein produces the protein MRYKLKILTNHKTYEYVLRDIPMYDWDSILGFDASQETLRRELNSLPILKRISTLMISQSFFDEFYEIISTNREHSFLYKYQLPTIFFAVQYALVEKIEGFKEPSLVYVESFQDPGGTFVKYPHIDDRWNYNDLVSGGK, from the coding sequence GTGAGATATAAATTAAAGATTTTGACTAATCATAAGACTTATGAATATGTTTTAAGGGATATTCCTATGTATGATTGGGATTCTATTTTAGGATTTGATGCAAGTCAAGAGACTTTAAGACGAGAACTTAATAGTTTGCCTATTCTTAAGCGAATAAGCACATTAATGATATCACAATCTTTTTTTGATGAATTTTACGAAATTATTAGTACTAATAGGGAGCATTCATTTTTATATAAATATCAGCTTCCCACCATTTTTTTTGCTGTTCAGTATGCTTTGGTAGAAAAGATAGAAGGATTTAAAGAACCCAGTTTAGTGTATGTTGAGAGTTTTCAGGATCCTGGTGGAACTTTTGTTAAGTATCCACATATTGATGATAGGTGGAATTATAATGATTTGGTGTCTGGTGGTAAGTAG
- a CDS encoding DUF1463 family protein — protein sequence MKDYYSLDLVFFSFAGMLIDRGKLQYSTSPNVMATASTEEKNVPIPSFRDPRTIIHIFSLELTKGSFDYRILTKLSNEQFYYSTSKKDKLRPLVFNDQMGLKIISNSAFFSEVPSRTYANNNDTVNFIIHAINCEIERG from the coding sequence ATGAAAGATTATTATTCATTGGATTTAGTATTTTTTAGTTTTGCAGGTATGCTCATAGATAGGGGAAAGTTACAATATTCAACATCTCCTAATGTTATGGCTACTGCCAGCACTGAAGAGAAGAATGTTCCTATTCCAAGCTTTAGGGATCCTAGAACTATTATTCATATATTTAGTTTAGAGCTTACCAAGGGTTCATTTGATTATAGAATTTTAACTAAACTTAGTAATGAACAGTTTTACTATTCAACTTCCAAAAAGGATAAGCTTAGGCCATTAGTGTTTAATGATCAGATGGGGCTTAAGATTATTTCTAATAGTGCATTTTTTTCTGAAGTGCCTAGTAGGACTTATGCAAATAATAATGATACTGTAAATTTTATAATTCACGCAATTAATTGCGAAATTGAGAGGGGGTAA